A section of the Gloeobacter violaceus PCC 7421 genome encodes:
- a CDS encoding Fic family protein, protein MATWPVELMEPMRVSEGRDGGRFVELAARLQKLDTAFEASVPQSIRAALADLVRSMNCYYSNLIEGHNTRPRDIDRALAQDYSDEPAKRELQEEAKAHIEVQRLIDRGEMPAVPVTAAEWLYWCHREFYERIGAEFRVLKNQSGKVIGRVTPGELRTVEISVGAHQPPPAADLPRFLARFHEAYQPDPERPIHGLLALGASHHRLLWIHPFTDGNGRVARLFSHAYLQALGLCKDSLWSVSRGLARKRNRYRNLLAHADADRRSDLDGRGHLSEIALLDFSNFFLQEVAIDQVEFMQGLMQTNSLRERVLAYVRADMAQKKLPSGSDRLINHALTYGSLARGEAATISGYSDRQAREAVAALSGKGLLASDSPRGKQVRLNFSASLAEAWFPELFAAGAAESAEDP, encoded by the coding sequence ATGGCAACCTGGCCGGTGGAATTGATGGAGCCGATGCGCGTTTCCGAGGGGCGCGACGGCGGCAGGTTCGTCGAACTCGCGGCCAGACTGCAGAAACTGGACACTGCCTTCGAAGCGTCCGTTCCCCAGAGTATCCGCGCCGCTCTGGCTGACTTGGTCCGCTCTATGAACTGCTACTACTCAAACCTCATCGAAGGTCACAACACGCGCCCTCGGGATATCGACAGGGCTTTGGCGCAGGACTACTCGGACGAGCCCGCCAAACGCGAGTTGCAGGAGGAGGCGAAGGCGCACATCGAGGTGCAACGCCTCATCGACCGTGGCGAGATGCCTGCGGTGCCTGTGACTGCCGCCGAGTGGTTGTACTGGTGCCACCGGGAGTTCTACGAGCGTATCGGAGCCGAATTTCGGGTGCTCAAGAACCAGAGCGGCAAGGTCATCGGCCGCGTCACTCCAGGCGAGTTGCGTACTGTCGAGATCAGCGTCGGGGCGCACCAGCCTCCCCCCGCCGCCGATCTGCCCCGGTTCCTCGCCCGGTTCCATGAAGCGTACCAGCCCGATCCCGAACGGCCCATCCACGGTCTTTTGGCCCTCGGCGCCTCCCACCACCGGTTGCTGTGGATTCACCCGTTCACGGACGGCAACGGCAGGGTGGCCCGGTTGTTCTCGCACGCCTACTTGCAGGCGTTGGGCCTATGCAAAGACTCGCTGTGGTCCGTCTCTCGGGGACTCGCCCGCAAACGGAACCGTTATAGAAATTTGCTTGCCCATGCCGACGCCGACCGCCGCAGTGACCTTGACGGCAGGGGCCACCTCAGCGAGATTGCCTTACTGGATTTCTCGAACTTTTTCTTGCAGGAAGTGGCGATCGACCAGGTGGAATTCATGCAAGGGCTGATGCAGACAAACTCGCTGCGGGAGCGTGTGCTGGCCTACGTCAGAGCAGACATGGCCCAAAAAAAGCTCCCTTCCGGCAGCGACCGGCTCATCAACCACGCCTTGACCTACGGCAGCCTTGCGCGCGGTGAAGCCGCGACGATCTCCGGTTACAGCGACCGCCAGGCCCGCGAAGCGGTGGCCGCACTCTCAGGCAAGGGGCTCCTGGCCTCCGATTCCCCGAGGGGCAAACAGGTCCGCCTCAACTTCTCGGCCTCGCTCGCCGAGGCGTGGTTCCCAGAACTGTTCGCGGCCGGTGCCGCCGAAAGTGCAGAGGATCCGTAA
- a CDS encoding DUF6887 family protein: MNESKYSTMTIDQLREYMLGHRDEQSAFFAYMDRLRQMPMKTIPAEVTGEELTQAIAEIVRNHDARNRHGEPGEQF; encoded by the coding sequence ATGAATGAATCGAAGTATTCGACGATGACAATCGACCAGCTGCGTGAGTATATGCTGGGTCACCGAGATGAGCAATCTGCCTTTTTTGCCTACATGGACCGATTGCGCCAAATGCCGATGAAGACAATCCCCGCCGAGGTGACGGGTGAAGAACTCACTCAAGCCATAGCAGAGATTGTCCGCAACCATGACGCGAGAAATCGCCATGGTGAACCTGGAGAGCAGTTTTAG
- a CDS encoding DUF6888 family protein: protein MHEPPQTSVPTPAQLRKCYEVCCNLTRFYRSINLLTLDPRYNEVYILTSGNLEVLISPTGDARYLPL, encoded by the coding sequence ATGCACGAACCACCCCAGACATCCGTGCCGACACCAGCCCAACTGCGCAAGTGCTACGAAGTGTGCTGCAACCTCACCCGCTTCTACCGCAGTATCAACTTGCTCACCCTCGACCCCCGTTATAATGAGGTCTACATCTTGACCTCCGGCAATTTGGAAGTCCTGATAAGCCCAACCGGCGATGCAAGGTACCTGCCGCTATGA
- a CDS encoding RES domain-containing protein, with protein MSSGQYRTARRWARAIWAHPARPDGMLYRLRHDDERYCCGLFDRTADALRENSLGSLPEKHAELLGKILEHYGFGLI; from the coding sequence CTGTCCAGCGGTCAATACCGGACGGCTCGCCGCTGGGCCAGGGCTATCTGGGCGCACCCGGCCCGGCCCGATGGAATGCTCTACCGCTTACGGCACGACGACGAACGTTATTGCTGCGGCCTGTTCGATCGCACGGCCGATGCACTTCGGGAGAACAGTCTGGGTTCTTTGCCGGAAAAACATGCCGAACTACTGGGCAAAATTCTCGAGCACTACGGCTTCGGGTTGATATAG
- a CDS encoding class I SAM-dependent methyltransferase — protein sequence MQGSDEDLSSWFDRHKEAIERSYLVGDDPYLQSGWASTPERWLWARRVILKAVPHSGSFFDIGCANGLLLECLVQWANEQGVRLEPHGIDFSEALVELARTRLPAFADNLAVANAHDWQPQRAFDYVHTLLEYVPEALQQEYLDRLLRQAVLGGGRLIVSSYSSRRTGRAALDVASRLGSLGFRVEGDALSHDEDGWVLTHTTWLGKSSVTPFGITGPML from the coding sequence ATGCAGGGAAGTGATGAGGACCTGTCCAGCTGGTTCGACCGGCACAAAGAAGCAATCGAGCGGTCCTACCTGGTCGGCGACGACCCGTACTTGCAGTCGGGCTGGGCAAGCACCCCCGAGCGCTGGCTCTGGGCGAGGCGGGTCATCTTGAAGGCCGTGCCCCACTCGGGGTCATTCTTCGACATCGGCTGTGCGAACGGGTTGCTGTTGGAGTGCTTGGTACAGTGGGCGAACGAGCAAGGAGTGCGGTTGGAGCCCCACGGCATCGATTTTTCGGAGGCGTTGGTGGAGTTGGCGCGCACCAGGCTGCCTGCTTTTGCGGACAATCTCGCGGTCGCCAACGCCCACGACTGGCAACCACAAAGGGCTTTCGATTATGTACACACGCTTTTGGAATACGTACCCGAGGCACTGCAGCAAGAATACCTGGACAGACTGCTGAGACAAGCTGTCTTAGGGGGAGGGCGATTGATAGTCAGCAGCTACAGCAGCCGTCGTACCGGAAGGGCAGCGTTAGATGTGGCTAGCCGCTTGGGCTCGCTGGGATTCCGAGTTGAAGGCGACGCACTCAGCCATGACGAAGACGGGTGGGTACTGACCCATACGACTTGGCTCGGGAAGAGCTCTGTGACACCTTTCGGTATAACTGGACCGATGCTCTAG